A single Corticium candelabrum chromosome 12, ooCorCand1.1, whole genome shotgun sequence DNA region contains:
- the LOC134187660 gene encoding putative nuclease HARBI1 has product MMTVVKEAIMDELVVWPTGDRAKAAIEGFKTRCGVKNVIGAIDGSHIAIKAPSQHQTDYINRKGFHSIVLQAVCDNRMLFTDCFVGWPGSVHDSRVYRNSPLFQAAESRYSNIFPMDSFLLEDAAYLLSKWTLTPFRDTGNLSEKVKYYNFAQSSTRIVIEQAFAALKGRFRRLKYIDMDSTSFRSDVVLTACTFHNVCILGEDNLEDFIEDIEEDGRQIDNADNYARVQIDTEGK; this is encoded by the coding sequence ATGATGACTGTTGTCAAGGAAGCCATCATGGATGAGCTGGTGGTCTGGCCAACTGGTGACCGAGCTAAAGCAGCCATTGAGGGTTTTAAAACACGTTGCGGAGTGAAAAATGTGATTGGAGCTATAGACGGGTCTCACATTGCAATCAAAGCACCCAGCCAACATCAAACGGACTATATTAACAGAAAAGGCTTCCATTCAATTGTGTTGCAAGCTGTTTGTGATAATCGAATGTTATTCACTGACTGTTTTGTGGGATGGCCAGGCAGCGTCCACGACTCTAGAGTCTACCGAAACTCTCCCTTATTTCAGGCAGCAGAATCAAGATATTCCAACATTTTCCCAATGGATAGCTTTTTATTAGAAGACGCAGCTTACCTGTTGTCTAAATGGACTTTAACCCCATTTAGGGACACTGGCAATCTTAGTGAAAAGGTGAAGTACTACAACTTTGCCCAGTCTTCAACACGAATTGTGATCGAACAAGCATTTGCTGCTCTAAAGGGTCGGTTTAGGCGACTGAAATACATTGACATGGATTCCACCTCTTTTAGATCAGATGTAGTGCTGACTGCATGTACATTCCACAATGTCTGTATCCTTGGAGAAGACAACTTGGAGGACTTCATAGAGGACATTGAAGAAGATGGTAGGCAAATAGATAATGCAGACAATTATGCAAGAGTTCAAATTGACACTGAAGGAAaatga
- the LOC134187661 gene encoding uncharacterized protein LOC134187661 has protein sequence MSSAEKCPYESCHVSDTLKRVLCHIRDAHDPNLLPGDFIARLNLLQCSFCKRWYLKLNQHTSQCRSRKSVSDGQRSSQGHTTLGASSPPGRNVRKTLSELPPSLTVPDSFSGDSACHNPPQRVSLQDAHADLETAAWNIIRDLPSDAILKAIPPRVVQTIKPAARALFHDCCAVALRKIHDNPGDELAWKLLFLIPRMILTPMVRGGRHGFRDVKVRYQKFLSWNWSDLLQLNGSTSKKTPRCSDEARRAATLRLVRCGELSRASRLLTSKGLAPASEDTTAKLASKHPSRATGLHLPSLSQDSIKLSSSALFDAIRRAPRGSGAGLSGWRFEHLKVLLENELTADCLFSACSAIARGILPAAAVTLFSSSRLIALPKSNGDIRPIAVGEAIRRLTARAICQQKKELFSSFFCPIQHGVATECGTELIVHHIELLLQHNPDWVVLKSDVRNAFNSISRQQMLEQVVGSFPDILNHVAQMYGRISPLVFMQGITPVTIESAEGVHQGDPLGPVLFATAIHSVLKDLQEMHPKVRILAYLDDVFVLGHPTDIQSAFQDLKKSFFAINMIIADSKCEIYCPSTRDPVEGFDCIPVTDDGAIFLGAPVGTPSFVASSCSNIAKSKFLLCNELVQLGDIQSAMLLLRGSHVPCLNHLARLVRPELLTQAASIHDSQTRKTFCHLLGFNEIEDMPWRQAVLPIRLGGFGMTSLAFVSQPAFVASWAHAIVELPLRFPSLFPAVDSLVNSTTGALSNALTQSVPDGKHISEYLTSAGKVQHQLSMSFARCEAEILFTDAPTARDAARHRSTKGKGAGAWLNAIPTSEVLALNSYEYRLASLLRLGLPIPLSDWMTTCNCGASLDSSGYHLLTCKTGGGPVWSHESLASVWSDCLRELHIHHRREPRHRYANSNDRPDIVAFDSDSGCNVDLDIALAHPWSSDIFPRSSETDGAAAERREERKKSKYEKECLPGGTAVSLIPLVMEHFGRWGVMGRNFLQKLAKKSCDEIGRPNAAEFLDFWRKRFSLQLQKCNAKVILRKMASLSSDTSSAKYSTQFFSH, from the coding sequence ATGTCTTCTGCCGAGAAATGTCCATACGAGTCTTGTCATGTTTCGGACACACTGAAGAGAGTTCTGTGTCATATCCGCGACGCTCACGACCCGAATCTCCTCCCAGGGGATTTCATCGCTCGCCTGAATCTTCTTCAGTGCTCATTCTGCAAAAGATGGTACTTGAAGTTGAATCAACACACTTCTCAATGCCGTTCTCGGAAATCCGTTTCTGATGGTCAACGGTCAAGTCAGGGCCATACTACACTCGGCGCATCGTCACCTCCTGGAAGGAACGTCCGGAAGACCCTTTCTGAGTTGCCGCCGTCTCTTACAGTGCCGGATTCATTCTCTGGAGATTCCGCTTGTCATAATCCACCTCAGCGCGTGTCCCTACAGGATGCCCATGCTGACCTAGAGACTGCAGCCTGGAACATTATCCGGGATCTGCCCTCGGATGCCATTCTCAAGGCCATTCCCCCACGGGTTGTACAAACTATCAAGCCTGCTGCACGAGCACTCTTTCACGACTGTTGTGCTGTGGCCCTTCGAAAGATCCATGACAATCCCGGTGACGAGCTAGCATGGAAGCTGCTCTTCCTCATTCCACGCATGATTCTCACGCCTATGGTCAGGGGAGGACGTCATGGCTTTCGTGACGTCAAAGTGAGGTATCAGAAATTTCTCAGTTGGAATTGGTCGGATCTACTTCAGCTAAATGGATCAACTTCAAAGAAGACGCCTCGTTGTAGTGATGAAGCACGGAGAGCCGCTACCCTGAGGTTGGTGAGATGTGGAGAGCTTTCAAGAGCTTCCAGGTTGTTAACCAGCAAAGGCCTAGCTCCTGCCTCAGAAGATACCACAGCAAAGCTGGCTTCCAAGCACCCTTCCAGAGCCACGGGGTTGCATCTTCCTTCTTTGTCTCAAGATTCAATCAAACTGTCAAGCTCAGCGCTGTTTGATGCCATTAGACGAGCTCCACGGGGTTCTGGTGCAGGTCTCTCAGGCTGGCGCTTCGAGCATTTGAAAGTTCTACTTGAAAACGAGCTCACAGCAGATTGTCTTTTTTCCGCTTGTTCGGCTATTGCTAGAGGCATATTGCCTGCTGCTGCAGTAACCCTCTTTTCTTCATCTCGGCTAATTGCTCTGCCCAAGTCCAATGGCGACATACGACCTATTGCAGTTGGTGAAGCTATACGCAGGCTGACAGCTCGAGCTATATGTCAACAAAAAAAGGAACTGTTCTCAAGCTTCTTCTGCCCCATCCAGCATGGTGTGGCAACCGAGTGTGGCACTGAGCTGATTGTCCATCACATTGAGCTACTCCTCCAGCACAATCCCGACTGGGTTGTATTAAAATCTGATGTCAGAAATGCATTCAATTCCATcagcagacaacagatgttggAGCAAGTGGTCGGGTCATTTCCAGATATCTTGAATCATGTAGCTCAGATGTATGGGAGGATCAGCCCATTGGTATTCATGCAAGGTATCACTCCAGTTACAATCGAATCTGCAGAAGGGGTCCATCAAGGCGACCCGCTGGGGCCAGTTCTATTTGCCACTGCCATTCATTCTGTTCTAAAAGATCTTCAGGAGATGCATCCGAAGGTTCGTATCTTGGCATACTTGGACGACGTCTTTGTACTGGGTCACCCTACGGATATTCAGTCTGCCTTTCAAGATCTGAAAAAGTCTTTTTTTGCCATCAACATGATCATCGCAGATTCAAAGTGTGAGATCTACTGCCCTTCTACACGTGATCCTGTTGAAGGCTTTGACTGCATACCAGTCACTGATGATGGAGCCATCTTTCTTGGAGCACCCGTAGGCACACCTTCATTTGTTGCCTCCTCTTGCTCGAACATCGCAAAGTCAAAATTCTTACTGTGTAACGAACTTGTTCAATTGGGAGACATACAGAGTGCCATGCTCTTGTTGAGAGGCTCTCACGTCCCTTGCCTGAATCACTTGGCACGCTTAGTTCGTCCTGAGTTGCTCACACAAGCAGCTTCAATTCACGACTctcagacaagaaagacattttGCCATCTACTTGGGTTCAACGAGATTGAGGACATGCCTTGGCGCCAAGCTGTTTTGCCAATTAGACTTGGTGGCTTTGGCATGACTTCGTTGGCTTTTGTGTCGCAGCCTGCctttgttgcatcctgggcTCACGCCATTGTGGAACTGCCTCTTCGTTTTCCAAGTCTCTTTCCAGCTGTTGACAGCCTAGTTAATTCAACTACTGGGGCTCTTAGTAACGCCCTGACCCAATCTGTCCCTGATGGAAAGCATATTTCCGAATATCTGACATCTGCAGGCAAAGTTCAGCATCAGCTATCCATGTCATTTGCTCGCTGTGAGGCAGAAATCTTGTTCACAGATGCACCCACAGcccgagatgcagcacgacATCGATCTACAaaaggaaaaggagctggtgcatggctgaaCGCAATCCCGACTTCAGAAGTGCTCGCACTAAATTCTTACGAGTATCGTTTAGCGTCCTTGCTGAGGTTGGGCTTGCCCATTCCACTTTCTGACTGgatgacaacatgcaactgtgGTGCCTCCCTGGACAGCagtgggtaccatctgctaaCATGCAAAACCGGTGGAGGGCCAGTTTGGTCGCACGAATCGCTCGCATCAGTCTGGTCTGATTGCCTGCGGGAGCTGCACATCCATCATCGAAGGGAACCGAGGCATCGGTATGCCAATTCCAATGACCGGCCAGACATTGTAGCCTTCGACTCAGACTCTGGGTGCAATGTGGATCTGGACATAGCtctagcacacccatggagctcgGACATCTTCCCTAGATCTTCGGAAACAGATGGCGCCGCTgctgagagaagagaggagagaaaaaagtcaaaatacGAGAAGGAATGTCTACCAGGTGGAACTGCTGTCAGTCTCATTCCTCTGgttatggagcattttggacgcTGGGGTGTCATGGGAAGAAACTTCCTGcagaaactagcaaagaaatcatgtgacgaaattggtagaccaaacgctgcagagttccttgacttttggcgaaaaagattctcccttcagctgcaaaaatgcaatgccaaagtcatactgaggaagatggcaagcttgtcaagtgacacaagtagcgctaagtactcaacccagttctttagccactag
- the LOC134187662 gene encoding uncharacterized protein LOC134187662 produces the protein MADDKENCPFPSCHVSGKLQRLLCHVRQTHDSDDVPAEFVSRLNLHRCQDCRQWFLKLNQHSNQCRKSARSSLTSKSSQRPSGDSNPHPRPPGAEASEGAESNSVVTPAVVNARSHCPIVSSQVPPSVHVSCTVPSQAWQFIRDLSVETILRASPPRTINTIKSGSKALFQECCLYVMRQIRDNPLDESLWKLFFLLPRMLLSPLSRGGRASSKQVKSLYHQFLNFEWGSLAKFNESQPSKTTVDNRLETRKAALRLIRCGELSRASRVLMSSGLAPPTSQTVKKLSDKHPKSKKEISQRKCTSDQISLSRSQLFKAIQSSPNGSGTGPSGWRYEHFRVLLENEELADCLHFACSCIAQGNLPDPVTSLLSSSRLIALPKPNGDVRPIAIGETLRRLTAKAMCMQKRSDFANFFHPLQHGVATDGGLEMLVHHVQLLLEEDCDRIFVKTDVKNAFNSVHRQHLLEQVSSRHPDILHHVSQMYSKPSSLLFQQGGSPVIIQSEEGIHQGDPLGPALFSTAIHPILSDLQNSNPSIRVLAYLDDVFMVGLPQDVLSALDDLRPAFEAIGLSIANHKCKIFSGLDSPCLSSNTASSIPVTSDGTAASYVIS, from the exons ATGGCTGATGACAAAGAAAACTGTCCGTTTCCGTCGTGTCATGTGTCTGGAAAACTGCAGCGTCTTCTCTGTCATGTTCGTCAAACTCATGACTCAGATGACGTCCCCGCAGAGTTTGTCTCTCGTCTGAACCTACATCGCTGTCAAGACTGTCGGCAGTGGTTTCTAAAGCTGAATCAACATTCTAACCAGTGTAGGAAATCAGCAAGGTCTTCTCTAACCTCAAAGTCTTCACAACGGCCGTCGGGAGATTCGAATCCCCACCCCCGCCCCCCAGGTGCGGAAGCCTCCGAAGGTGCCGAAAGCAATTCGGTTGTGACGCCCGCTGTCGTGAATGCAAGAAGTCACTGTCCCATCGTCTCATCTCAGGTTCCTCCAAGTGTACACGTATCATGCACTGTGCCTTCACAGGCGTGGCAGTTTATACGGGACCTTTCTGTGGAAACAATTCTTCGGGCATCGCCGCCACGAACAATCAATACTATCAAATCAGGTTCAAAAGCCTTGTTTCAGGAATGCTGCCTATATGTTATGCGCCAAATAAGAGACAATCCTTTGGATGAGTCACTTTGGAAACTGTTCTTTTTGCTTCCAAGAATGCTGCTGTCTCCCCTCTCTAGAGGTGGAAGAGCTAGTTCGAAACAAGTGAAGTCTCTTTACCATCAGTTCCTAAATTTTGAATGGGGCAGTTTGGCTAAGTTTAATGAGTCTCAGCCATCTAAGACAACCGTAGACAATCGATTAGAGACACGAAAAGCAGCTTTGAGGCTAATAAGGTGTGGAGAGCTTTCTCGAGCATCTAGAGTTCTCATGAGCTCAGGCCTGGCTCCTCCAACATCTCAAACAGTCAAGAAGCTTTCTGATAAACACCCTAAGAGCAAGAAAGAGATTTCTCAGAGAAAATGTACCAGTGACCAGATATCTTTGAGTAGGAGTCAACTCTTCAAAGCAATTCAAAGTTCTCCAAACGGATCAGGTACAGGGCCGTCAGGTTGGCGGTACGAACATTTCCGTGTCCTACTTGAGAATGAAGAGCTAGCTGATTGCCTTCATTTTGCTTGCTCTTGTATCGCTCAGGGAAACTTACCTGATCCAGTGACATCACTTTTGTCATCATCACGTCTCATCGCTTTACCAAAACCTAATGGGGATGTAAGGCCAATTGCAATAGGCGAAACCCTGCGGCGTCTCACTGCCAAAGCAATGTGCATGCAGAAAAGAAGTGATTTTGCCAACTTTTTCCATCCCCTACAGCATGGTGTGGCTACTGACGGGGGTTTAGAGATGCTTGTGCACCATGTACAACTGCTTTTGGAGGAAGACTGTGATAGGATCTTTGTGAAGACAGATGTCAAGaatgccttcaactctgtACACAGACAGCATCTGCTAGAGCAAGTGTCCTCAAGACACCCTGACATTTTACATCATGTCTCTCAAATGTATTCTAAACCTAGTTCTCTACTTTTTCAGCAAGGGGGTTCTCCAGTCATCATCCAGTCCGAGGAAGGGATTCATCAGGGTGATCCCCTGGGCCCCGCACTTTTCTCGACAGCAATACATCCAATCTTGAGTGATCTGCAGAATTCAAACCCCTCTATCAGAGTTTTGGCTTACCTTGATGATGTCTTCATGGTTGGTTTGCCCCAAGATGTCCTATCTGCTTTAGATGATCTACGACCTGCATTTGAAGCCATTGGCCTTTCAATTGCCAATCATAAATGCAAGATCTTTTCTGGTTTAGACTCACCATGCCTGTCAAGTAACACAGCCTCGTCTATCCCAGTCACATCTGATGGCACA GCAGCCAGCTATGTGATAAGCTAG
- the LOC134187935 gene encoding uncharacterized protein LOC134187935: MLLLRYCHVPRLNHLARTVSPALLLPAARIHDSLTRKTFTLLMGYENIGDKPWAQASLPIRVGGFGMTPLVSLSQCAFVSSWAHSIKELPNYFSSLNQILHNVVHGDHGDPQRGSIAQALREAVPSDKQLEDMLRNKSKLQRKLTQDLASTAITDMIMISSCDREAARLRSLQGKGAGAWINTIPTSQKLALESRDFRLAACMRLGLSMPFKGYIQRCDCGVSLDGSGYHFLTCKWGGGPVWSHESIAAVWADCLRDLHIHHRREPRNRYSNSNDRPDISVFDCGSGSNVNLDISLAHPWSSEIVSSAAHTDGAAALKREEKKLTKYYKQLLPGGESFTIVPLVLEHFGRWGKESECYLQQLSLRSTDDLGRLKRAEFLLQWRQRISVQLQKCNAKVIYRKVEGVLRSGK; encoded by the coding sequence atgttgttgctgcgatATTGCCATGTACCTCGACTCAACCATCTTGCTCGAACAGTGTCGCCTGCATTATTACTTCCAGCGGCCAGAATCCACGACTCACTAACCAGGAAGACATTCACTCTTTTGATGGGCTACGAAAATATTGGAGATAAACCTTGGGCTCAGGCTTCCCTGCCAATCAGAGTAGGTGGATTTGGCATGACACCACTAGTATCGCTCTCTCAATGTGCGTTTGTCTCATCGTGGGCCCACAGCATCAAAGAGTTGCCAAACTATTTTTCAAGTCtgaatcaaattcttcatAATGTTGTCCACGGTGACCACGGTGATCCCCAGAGAGGTTCTATAGCTCAAGCTCTTCGTGAGGCAGTGCCTTCTGACAAACAACTGGAAGATATGCTACGGAATAAAAgtaaactacaaagaaaactgACACAGGATTTAGCCAGCACTGCCATCACTGACATGATTATGATAAGCTCATGCGATAGAGAGGCAGCAAGACTTCGGtctttgcaaggcaaaggGGCAGGGGCATGGATAAATACGATACCAACTTCGCAGAAGCTCGCACTAGAATCCCgcgattttcgcttggcgGCCTGCATGAGGTTGGGATTGTCTATGCCCTTCAAAGGATATATCCAAAGATGTGATTGCGGTGTCTCCCTTGATGGATCTGGCTATCATTTCTTGACATGTAAATGGGGTGGTGGTCCTGTCTGGTCCCACGAGTCCATAGCTGCAGTGTGGGCAGATTGTTTGAGAGATCTCCATATACACCACCGACGGGAACCTAGAAACAGGTACTCAAACTCAAATGACCGCCCGGATATCTCTGTTTTTGACTGTGGCTCTGGGTCTAATGTGAACCTGGACATCTCACTGGCGCACCCATGGAGCTCTGAAATCGTCAGCAGTGcagcacacacagatggagctgcagcactaaagagagaagagaagaagctgaccaaatattacaaacaactcCTTCCTGGGGGAGAATCGTTCACCATTGTCCCTTTAGtcctggagcattttggaagatggggcaaggaaTCAGAATGTTATCTACAACAATTGTCCCTCAGATCTACAGACGACTTGGGAAGACTGAAAAGGGCGGAGTTTTTGCTGCAGTGGAGACAACGCATTTCAGTTcagttgcaaaaatgcaatgcgaaAGTTATCTATCGCAAGGTAGAGGGTGTGCTGAGAAGTGGCAAATAA
- the LOC134187804 gene encoding uncharacterized protein LOC134187804 → MTSIETTCHIAFVSSWAHSLSRLPHLFGDLTSPIKNISCPIPSCTSVGSISHQLHLALPEDKSLADLMCNTKKLQQKLNLQRTDNIVSSILANPQSKRSSARFRSLQGTGAGAWLDSIPQSAKFALKPGEFRLATRLRLGCEMPLGSVVSTCECGKDVDRDGYHLLTCKSGGGPVWTHETLSSVWSSCLQQLKMTHQREPRNCYINSNDRPDIIAFDAQSGCDIELDISVAHPWAQQILSQAALEDGAAASKRELEKAQKYGGEWNMWGRTSNCIALVFEHFGRWGQDAVDFLNRLSHQSTDEDGRSNGREFKTYWRRCLSIALQRCNANVLCKKLGRVVRSKDSTEPCFAN, encoded by the coding sequence ATGACATCAATAGAAACAACGTGTCATATTGCATTTGTATCCAGCTGGGCTCACTCTTTAAGTCGTCTTCCTCATTTGTTTGGAGATCTCACTAGTCCAATCAAGAACATCTCTTGTCCAATTCCAAGTTGTACTTCTGTTGGATCCATTAGTCATCAGCTTCATCTCGCTCTACCTGAAGACAAATCTCTAGCTGATCTGATGTGTAACACTAAAAagttacaacaaaaattgaacttgcaaagaacTGACAACATTGTATCTTCTATTCTTGCAAACCCTCAATCTAAGCGTTCTTCTGCAAGATTTAGGTCTCTTCAGGGAACAGGAGCAGGTGCGtggcttgactcaataccACAATCAGCGAAGTTTGCATTAAAGCCTGGCGAGTTTCGTCTTGCAACACGCTTGAGACTGGGTTGTGAAATGCCCTTGGGATCTGTTGTGTCAACCTGTGAATGCGGAAAAGATGTTGACAGAGAtggctatcaccttctaacATGCAAGAGCGGGGGCGGACCTGTCTGGACTCACGAAACACTGTCCAGTGTATGGAGCAGCTGCCTACAACAACTTAAAATGACACACCAAAGGGAACCAAGGAATTGCTACATTAATAGTAATGATAGACCTGATATCATTGCATTTGATGCACAATCTGGTTGCGATATCGAATTGGACATTTCTGtggctcacccatgggcacaACAGATTCTTTCTCAAGCAGCTTtggaagatggtgcagctgcatcCAAAAGAGAGCTTGAAAAGGCACAGAAATATGGTGGTGAGTGGAACATGTGGGGTCGCACCTCTAACTGCATTGCCTtggttttcgaacattttggaagatggggacaagatgctgttgactttctcaatcGCTTGTCACAccagtcaacagatgaagatggaagatcAAATGGCAGAGAGTTCAAGACGTACTGGCGTCGCTgtttatcaatagctttacaaagatgcaatgctaatgttttatgtaaaaaattaggaagagTAGTACGATCAAAGGACTCAACTGAACCGTGTTTTGCTAATTAG
- the LOC134187803 gene encoding uncharacterized protein LOC134187803, which produces MTRATFSQVLGFPELVLPWEQISLPVRLGGFGMSSLSSTFKLGYVASWIHSLAELPLRFPAVIPMVDNVVDHQFGSVGDALAKSIPPDKLLSDYLANPKKLQSRLSNQFFADQLQLSLNNSATARDASRLYSLQGKGAGAWLNAIPATQGFAFKPCDYRLASLVRLGLPISLSHWSEACNCSAPLDDSGYHLLTCKTGGGPIWSHESIAGVWSECLRSLQIHHRREPRNRYVTSDCRPDIVMFDSESASNLDLDISLAHPWSADAFPSSADRTGVAAKQRENRKAAKYSQQKLPGTSVLKAIPLVFEHFGAWGEEARNFLRKLAAFSSDEVGQPNAPEFVDFWRKRFSVQLQKCNARVIQKKLNVLCGGCQIPESLSTQFFYH; this is translated from the coding sequence ATGACGCGCGCAACATTTTCACAAGTACTAGGCTTCCCCGAGTTGGTTCTTCCATGGGAGCAAATATCACTGCCAGTACGTCTGGGTGGATTTGGTATGTCATCCCTGTCGTCCACCTTCAAACTCGGTTACGTGGCTTCATGGATACACTCACTTGCTGAGCTCCCACTTCGTTTTCCTGCTGTAATACCCATGGTTGACAACGTGGTTGACCATCAATTTGGTTCAGTTGGTGATGCTCTTGCCAAGTCCATACCTCCTGACAAGcttctgtctgactatctggcaaatcctaagaaacttcaaagcagactttcaaatcagttctttgcagaCCAACTACAACTTTCATTAAATAACTCTGCTACGGCTAGAGATGCCTCTAGGTTATATTCCCTACagggaaaaggagctggagcatggctaaaTGCAATCCCTGCAACACAAGGTTTCGCATTCAAACCCTGCGATTATCGCTTGGCGTCGCTTGTGAGGCTTGGATTGCCCATCTCTCTGTCACATTGGTCAGAGGCATGCAACTGCAGTGCACCACTGGATGACAGCGGATACCACCTACTCACATGCAAGACCGGTGGAGGCCCTATTTGGTCTCACGAATCAATTGCTGGGgtgtggtctgagtgcctCAGGAGCCTCCAAATCCACCATCGACGGGAGCCAAGGAACAGATATGTCACTTCAGATTGCAGgcctgacattgtcatgttcgattctgaatcagcttccaacctcgacctggacatctctctagcccacccttggagtgcggatgcatttccaagctctgctgatagaacaggcgtcgctgctaaacaacgagagaataggaaggcggcaaaatacagccaacaaaagctccctgggacttcagttctcaaagccatccccttggtattcgaacatttcggtgcatggggagaagaggccaggaacttcttgcgaaagctagcagctttctcatcagacgaagttggtcagccaaacgcaccggaatttgtggacttctggcgtaaacgattttcagtgcagctgcaaaagtgcaacgcacgggtcattcagaagaaattgaatgtgttgtgtggtgggtgtcagattcccgagtcactcagcactcaattcttttatcattag